The sequence CTATGGAAAATTCGTATGCTTGCACTTCGCTCCGTTTTTGAGCGAAGCAATCACAACGGATGAGCAGAGGGAAGCGTTTGAAACGATCATCCGATACTTGGACGGCATTTCAATAGCCGTTCCCAGCGATGTGCAGCAGTATCTTGATGAGATTAGAGAAAATGCTGATGCTGCTGTGACGCAAAGCGCATCTGCTGCACTTGCGGCAGCTATGGCAGACCCGGAAAAGTATATTCACGACAACAAGGAAATGCTCAAACAATATCGAACAGTTGCGGAATCGGAGGAATATAAGGCATCTCCCGCCTACCGGCTGCAAGAGTATCTAAAGCAATTCCAAAGGGAGAGCGGCTATAACGATGTATTCATTCCCGCAATGCAGAGGCTTAGCCCCGCTTACTGCGAGTATCACAAATCCCTGCAAGCAGCGAATGAAGTTTTCCTGCGACACTTTCTTTAATGTGTATCGCTTGCGCCAGCAGGAACACTGTAACGAGTTTCTTAGATATGACAAGTAAAAAAGCACCTGCGCTCA comes from Christensenellaceae bacterium and encodes:
- a CDS encoding MerR family transcriptional regulator, producing MLINEVCKECNLTKKAVEYYTEQGLIQPRIKENGYRQFSETDTLKLKRIAVLRGLGFSVPEIRTILENDSRTAIYDVLNRKEIEIVELQTKQALIKQLAESGDWEQIEGQVEALQNKQSILNRILDKFPGFYGKFVCLHFAPFLSEAITTDEQREAFETIIRYLDGISIAVPSDVQQYLDEIRENADAAVTQSASAALAAAMADPEKYIHDNKEMLKQYRTVAESEEYKASPAYRLQEYLKQFQRESGYNDVFIPAMQRLSPAYCEYHKSLQAANEVFLRHFL